A region of Myxococcus stipitatus DSM 14675 DNA encodes the following proteins:
- a CDS encoding TerC family protein, whose protein sequence is MEPIHTVGSPVLWGGFVAFVIAMLALDLGVFHRKAHVVGFKEALGWSTVWISLAFVFNGFMWWKFGSGPAVEFLTGYLIEKSLSIDNVFVFVVIFSALRIPQLYQHRVLFWGILSALVLRAIMIFAGVAMLERFHWLIYVFGLFLIITGVKLFIQRNKEDHPEEGWMMRTARRVIPSTTNFDGHHFFTVENGRKLATPLLMALVLVEASDILFALDSIPAIFAVTRDPFIVFTSNIFAILGLRSLFFLLAGAVEKFSYLKVGLSGVLIFVGTKMAIIDIVKIHPMVSLVVIATMLGASIVASLIKARNLPAHPPADPLAKPSES, encoded by the coding sequence ATGGAACCCATACATACCGTCGGAAGTCCTGTCCTCTGGGGCGGCTTCGTCGCTTTCGTCATCGCCATGCTCGCGCTGGACCTGGGGGTCTTCCACCGGAAGGCCCACGTCGTGGGCTTCAAGGAGGCGCTTGGCTGGAGCACGGTGTGGATCAGCCTGGCCTTCGTCTTCAACGGGTTCATGTGGTGGAAGTTCGGGAGCGGACCGGCGGTGGAGTTCCTCACCGGCTACCTCATCGAGAAGTCGCTCTCCATCGACAACGTCTTCGTCTTCGTCGTCATCTTCTCGGCGCTGCGAATCCCCCAGCTCTACCAGCACCGGGTGCTCTTCTGGGGCATCCTCAGCGCGCTCGTCCTGCGGGCCATCATGATCTTCGCGGGCGTGGCGATGCTGGAGCGCTTCCACTGGCTCATCTACGTCTTCGGCCTGTTCCTCATCATCACGGGCGTGAAGCTCTTCATCCAGCGCAACAAGGAGGACCACCCCGAGGAAGGCTGGATGATGCGCACGGCCCGCCGGGTCATCCCCTCCACCACGAACTTCGACGGGCACCACTTCTTCACCGTGGAGAACGGCCGCAAGCTGGCCACGCCGCTGTTGATGGCGCTGGTGCTGGTGGAGGCGTCGGACATCCTGTTCGCGCTCGACTCCATCCCGGCCATCTTCGCCGTGACGCGTGATCCGTTCATCGTCTTCACGTCCAACATCTTCGCCATCCTGGGCCTGCGCTCACTGTTCTTCCTGCTGGCCGGGGCGGTGGAGAAGTTCAGCTACCTGAAGGTGGGCCTGTCGGGCGTGCTCATCTTCGTGGGCACGAAGATGGCCATCATCGACATCGTGAAGATCCACCCGATGGTGTCGCTGGTCGTCATCGCCACCATGCTGGGCGCGAGCATCGTCGCCTCGCTCATCAAGGCGCGGAACCTGCCCGCGCACCCGCCGGCGGATCCACTGGCCAAGCCGTCGGAGAGCTGA